ACTGTTTTCATGGGAGGCATGGCTGCCGGGAGTCTTATTGTAACCTATCGCGACAGGCGGATCGGCGCACAAGAATTATCTCTCATGAAGACTCTCGATGCTGCAATGGTAATGTTTTCACTCCTCCTCATGCTTATATTTTCCTTTCCTGAAAAATTATCCTCCATATCACCCGTTGCCATCCGGCTCATATTTTATATCCTGCTCATGATCTCAGGTTTTTTTGCCGGTATGCAATTCCCGCTTTCCAATGCAATCTATCTGAATCGTACCGGTCACGAAGGTTTAGGTAACACTCAACCGGTCGGCAGAACTGCGGGGATGCTCTACGGTGCAGACCTTGTTGGCGGGTGCCTCGGAGGCATTGTTGGAGGACTCATCGTTCTTCCCGTGCTCGGCCTTCTCCAGGGCTGTCTTCTCCTTGCCGTTCTAAAGGCAACAAGCCTGATCCTCCTGTACACTTTTCCAAAGAAATAGTGGTCGTTTTCCTATACAAATCCTATGAATCTTGATAATATCAAACAACATTTAAAAGAGAGGCATTCATTATGCGTTCCATCTTTTCTCTGGAATAACGGGGGATTATGATGCACACTCCTGTAAGAATAAATAATGATAATTTTTGTATTGTGTAGTAAAATTTGCCTCATTACGTCAAGGCATTTGCCGTAATCCTGTTGAAACAAACGGACAATTTCTTGAGTAGAATGAAAACCCGGAGACGGGAATAAATCTGGTGCGCTGATGGTCGACACAATATTTTTTTTGAAAAAAATTGTTTCCCCCCTTTTTCTGCCCTTGCCCATCGTGTCAATCTTGATAGTGAGCGGCTTGATCCTCCTGTGGGCAACTAAGAAGCAATTTTTAGGTAAAATCTTCGTTACCCTGGGAACGAGCCTGCTCCTACTGACAAGCTTCGGATTTCTGGCAGACCAGCTTACGACATCTCTCGAAAACCGTTATCTCCCTTTACTCAATGTTAAAGATATTCAAAAGGCCAAAGACATTAAATGGATTGTGGTGCTGGGAGGCGGCAACCTGCCCGATCCACGTTTGCCCCTTTCCAGTCAGCTTGGTTCGGCGTCGCTGACTCGCCTCTTAGAAGGGGTAAGCCTCCACCGTCAACTCCCCGGTTCAAGGCTCCTTCTTTCCGGCGGAGCCGTATTTCAGGACACACCGGAGGCCGAAACGCTTGCGAAGACAGCCCTGTTGATGGGGGTAAAAGAAAACGATATGGTCTGTGAAAATAAATCCCGGGATACGGCCGATCAGGCAAAATGGATCTCAAGCATCGTTGGCCATAGTCAATTCATTCTCGTGACCTCGGCCATCCACATGCCCCGGTCCATAGCCCTTTTTCGCAAATACGGTATGGACCCGATCCCCGCGCCAACCAACTACATGGTCGTCAAACAATCGCAATTCCATCCCGGGATGTTCTTTCCTAGCGCCAGTTCCCTGGGAATGTTGGAAGCGGCCAGCCACGAATATCTGGGCATGATCTGGTTGCATGCTCAATAAGACCTAAAAAAAACCGTCTTGAATAGTGAATAAAAGGTGGCATGTTACTGACAGGAATTTGCTTTTTGGCATGACATAAGAATAATAGAAGAAAAACAATTTCTCAATACGAAAGTACCGAATTATGGTTAAAAATCCGATAACGGGAAGTTATCTGAGGTATTTTCTCTGTGTTCAGAATGTAGTATAATATTATACGGATAGTGCCATGATAACCAGAAGAGACTTTTTGAGAATTGCCCTGCTCGCCCCCGTTGTATTGAAGAGTATGCCGGGTAAGCTTTACGCCGACACGAAACCCCAGCTCAAAGAAGCCCTATATTATCAAAGGCTCGACGACAAAAAGATGACTGTATCATGCCAACTGTGTCCACGTGGATGTATTATTCCGGAAGGTGAAACCGGTTTCTGCCGTGCGAGAAAAAATGTAAGGGGCATACTGCTCTCCCTTGGATATGCGCAACCCTGTGCGATCCACATCGACCCCATCGAGAAAAAACCATTTTATAATTTTTATCCAAAGAGCATGAGCTTTTCTATAGCGAGTGCCGGCTGCAATCTGAGGTGCAAGTTCTGTCAGAACTGGCAGATATCTCAAGTTTCCCCGCTCGATACCGTAAACCAGTACAGTCTGCCGGATAAAATTGTATCAACTGCAAAATCAAGCGGATGCAGAAGCATAGCCTATACCTACACAGAGCCGACAAATTTCTTTGAATACATGCTTGATACAGCAAAGCTTGCAAGAAGTAACGGCATTCTCAACGTGAACCATTCAAACGGTTACATCAACCCGGAACCGCTGAAAGAACTCTGCAAATACCTCGATGCGGCGAATATCGACCTAAAGGGGTTCAGCAACGATTTTTATAACAGAATCTGCGAAGCCGAACTAAATCCGGTGCTTGAAACGATAAAAACACTCAAGAAATCAGGGGTATGGGTGGAGATAACAAATCTTGTCATCCCTGGTTACAACGATGATATGAAGATGATTACAAAATTATGTGAGT
The sequence above is a segment of the Pseudomonadota bacterium genome. Coding sequences within it:
- the amrS gene encoding AmmeMemoRadiSam system radical SAM enzyme, giving the protein MITRRDFLRIALLAPVVLKSMPGKLYADTKPQLKEALYYQRLDDKKMTVSCQLCPRGCIIPEGETGFCRARKNVRGILLSLGYAQPCAIHIDPIEKKPFYNFYPKSMSFSIASAGCNLRCKFCQNWQISQVSPLDTVNQYSLPDKIVSTAKSSGCRSIAYTYTEPTNFFEYMLDTAKLARSNGILNVNHSNGYINPEPLKELCKYLDAANIDLKGFSNDFYNRICEAELNPVLETIKTLKKSGVWVEITNLVIPGYNDDMKMITKLCEWVKNDVGADTPVHFSRFYPMYKMTGVAPTPVSTLEKAREIAIKTGLHYPYVGNVPGHPGDNTYCPNCKKMLVKRAGYSILENAVKNGKCKYCGTKIGGIWG
- a CDS encoding YdcF family protein, with protein sequence MVDTIFFLKKIVSPLFLPLPIVSILIVSGLILLWATKKQFLGKIFVTLGTSLLLLTSFGFLADQLTTSLENRYLPLLNVKDIQKAKDIKWIVVLGGGNLPDPRLPLSSQLGSASLTRLLEGVSLHRQLPGSRLLLSGGAVFQDTPEAETLAKTALLMGVKENDMVCENKSRDTADQAKWISSIVGHSQFILVTSAIHMPRSIALFRKYGMDPIPAPTNYMVVKQSQFHPGMFFPSASSLGMLEAASHEYLGMIWLHAQ